A stretch of the Nematostella vectensis chromosome 1, jaNemVect1.1, whole genome shotgun sequence genome encodes the following:
- the LOC5515922 gene encoding splicing regulatory glutamine/lysine-rich protein 1 isoform X1: protein MTVGLDALNTKLIQVSNVAHNATLEQLKVLFSFIGEVEDLKLFPESPAITVQSKVCFVKFVDPSSVPIALHLTNTVFIDKSLIVVPVSDEPVSEEEKALQLVAASSALALGMGDGGGILPTPALIPQLMSSSGNTIAVPSSVPPPPPLTNVDANKVEEIRRTVFVNNLDPEITAEMLLSFFSSCGDIKYIRMGGDDGKPTRYAYIEFAETQAIVSALQYSGAIFGGKPIKVTHSKNAVSKPPPKHSDRKRDHSRSRSKSRHSRSRSRSSRRRYRSRSDSRPRSRYRGRSRSRSRPGNHRNGSDVPGRESTSARPSSDRYRERRPRKSRSKSLDRSRRSRSRSYSRPSPSPYRSRRSRSRTRRSRSRSRRSRSRSRDRRPRRRSRDRERSRERRSRRSRDKSRSREKSRERGGSRGRSAEKSPEKQRDKSDDRRSRSPERKIKEDSVTKSDEDEGRSSERREKEEKKSRDKDKDRERERKDKKDRDRGRNKDRDRDKERDKDRDRDKERDREKDRERDKDRDKERDRDKDREREKDRDKERDRDKDRDKERDRDKDRDKERDRDRDRDRDKERDKDRHRDRDRRDRKEKTRDRTSRSPSESPKRSSRHHKRKKDKKSKEKESTRRASDYEDSDIGKMSDTEQEKKARDSSHDSGSEYERKKKKKKNRSESQERASASEEETPKKKKKRSYKKKPVSAGDYDTESD, encoded by the exons ATGACTGTTGGGCTAGATGCATTAAATACTAAACTTATTCAGGTATCGAACGTTGCTCACAATGCAACTTTGGAGCAACTCAAGGTGTTGTTTAGTTTCATCGGAGAAGTTGAAGATCTAAAGTTATTCCCAGA ATCTCCTGCTATCACAGTCCAATCCAAAGTATGCTTTGTGAAGTTTGTGGACCCGTCAAGTGTGCCGATAGCACTTCACCTGACAAACACAGTGTTCATTGATAAGTCTCTTATCGTGGTCCCGGTCTCAGATG AACCAGTTTCGGAGGAAGAGAAAGCTCTTCAACTGGTGGCAGCTAGTAGTGCCCTTGCCCTGGGTATGGGAGATGGCGGAGGTATACTTCCCACACCAGCCTTGATTCCACAG CTTATGTCATCCAGTGGCAATACAATAGCAGTTCCATCATCGGTCCCTCCCCCACCTCCCCTTACTAACGTTGATGCCAACAAAGTTGAGGAAATTCGGCGGACAGTCTTTGTCAACAATCTTGACCCAGAGATAACTGCAGAAATGCTCTTGTCTTTCTTCTCTTCCTGTGGAGACATCAAGTATATAAGGATGGGCGGGGACGACGGCAAACCTACTCG ATATGCCTATATTGAGTTTGCAGAGACGCAGGCAATTGTGTCAGCTCTCCAGTACAGCGGCGCAATCTTTGGAGGAAAACCAATAAA AGTAACACACTCCAAAAATGCTGTCTCTAAACCTCCTCCGAAGCATTCAGACAGAAAAAGAG ACCATAGCAGATCAAGATCCAAATCCAGGCACTCTCGGTCAAG GTCACGGTCGTCTCGTCGTCGTTACCGATCCAGATCTGATTCCCGTCCACGCAGTCGCTATAGAGGACGCTCTCGATCACGCTCCAG ACCAGGCAACCATCGAAATGGCTCGGATGTCCCCGGAAGGGAGTCAACATCAGCCCGTCCTTCATC gGACCGCTACCGGGAGAGGAGGCCACGGAAATCGCGATCAAAGTCACTTGACCGGAGCCGGCGGTCAAGAAGCAG ATCGTACTCAAGACCTTCCCCAAGCCCGTATCGGTCGAGAAGATCTCGGAGTCGCACGAGAAGGTCTCGGAGTCGTTCGCGAAGGTCTCGGAGTCGCAGCAG GGACAGACGACCCCGTCGACGCTCAAGGGATCGCGAACGATCAAGAGAACGTAGGTCAAGGCGATCGCGGGACAAGTCTCGTTCTAGAGAAAAATCCCGCGAGAGGGGCGGGTCCAGGGGGAGATCTGCTGAAAAGTCGCCCGAAAAGCAGCGGGACAAGTCTGATGATCGCAGATCGCGCTCGCCTGAGAGAAAAATTAAGGAGGATTCCGTGACTAAATCAGACGAAGACGAGGGAAGGTCGAGCGAGCGACGAGAGAAAGAAGAGAAGAAATCCCGCGACAAAGACAAAGATCGCGAGAGGGAACGCAAAGATAAGAAAGACCGAGACCGCGGCCGTAACAAAGACCGTGACCGTGATAAAGAACGTGATAAAGACCGTGACCGTGATAAGGAGCGTGATCGTGAAAAGGATCGTGAACGTGATAAAGACCGCGATAAGGAACGTGATCGTGACAAGGACCGTGAACGTGAGAAAGACCGTGATAAGGAGCGTGATCGTGACAAGGACCGTGATAAGGAGCGTGACCGCGACAAAGACCGTGATAAGGAGCGTGACCGCGACAGAGACCGCGATCGTGACAAGGAGCGTGACAAAGATCGACACAGGGACCGTGATAGGCGTGACCGGAAAGAGAAAACGCGTGACAGGACGAGCCGATCGCCTTCAGAGTCTCCAAAGAGATCCTCGAG ACATCATAAGCGCAAGAAGGATAAGAAGAGTAAGGAAAAAGAATCAACAAGAAGAGCTAGCGATTACGAGGACAGTGACATAGGAAAAA TGAGCGACACAGAGCAAGAAAAGAAAGCACGTGACAGCAGCCATGACAGCGGCTCCGAGTATGagaggaagaaaaagaaaaagaagaaccGAAGCGAGAGCCAAGAACGCGCAAGTGCCTCCGAAGAGGAGacaccaaaaaagaaaaaaaaaagaagttaCAAGAAAAAGCCAGTTAGTGCTGGAGATTACGATACAGAGAGTGACTGA
- the LOC5515922 gene encoding splicing regulatory glutamine/lysine-rich protein 1 isoform X4 produces the protein MTVGLDALNTKLIQVSNVAHNATLEQLKVLFSFIGEVEDLKLFPESPAITVQSKVCFVKFVDPSSVPIALHLTNTVFIDKSLIVVPVSDEPVSEEEKALQLVAASSALALGMGDGGGILPTPALIPQLMSSSGNTIAVPSSVPPPPPLTNVDANKVEEIRRTVFVNNLDPEITAEMLLSFFSSCGDIKYIRMGGDDGKPTRYAYIEFAETQAIVSALQYSGAIFGGKPIKVTHSKNAVSKPPPKHSDRKRDHSRSRSKSRHSRSRSRSSRRRYRSRSDSRPRSRYRGRSRSRSRPGNHRNGSDVPGRESTSARPSSDRYRERRPRKSRSKSLDRSRRSRSRDRRPRRRSRDRERSRERRSRRSRDKSRSREKSRERGGSRGRSAEKSPEKQRDKSDDRRSRSPERKIKEDSVTKSDEDEGRSSERREKEEKKSRDKDKDRERERKDKKDRDRGRNKDRDRDKERDKDRDRDKERDREKDRERDKDRDKERDRDKDREREKDRDKERDRDKDRDKERDRDKDRDKERDRDRDRDRDKERDKDRHRDRDRRDRKEKTRDRTSRSPSESPKRSSRHHKRKKDKKSKEKESTRRASDYEDSDIGKMSDTEQEKKARDSSHDSGSEYERKKKKKKNRSESQERASASEEETPKKKKKRSYKKKPVSAGDYDTESD, from the exons ATGACTGTTGGGCTAGATGCATTAAATACTAAACTTATTCAGGTATCGAACGTTGCTCACAATGCAACTTTGGAGCAACTCAAGGTGTTGTTTAGTTTCATCGGAGAAGTTGAAGATCTAAAGTTATTCCCAGA ATCTCCTGCTATCACAGTCCAATCCAAAGTATGCTTTGTGAAGTTTGTGGACCCGTCAAGTGTGCCGATAGCACTTCACCTGACAAACACAGTGTTCATTGATAAGTCTCTTATCGTGGTCCCGGTCTCAGATG AACCAGTTTCGGAGGAAGAGAAAGCTCTTCAACTGGTGGCAGCTAGTAGTGCCCTTGCCCTGGGTATGGGAGATGGCGGAGGTATACTTCCCACACCAGCCTTGATTCCACAG CTTATGTCATCCAGTGGCAATACAATAGCAGTTCCATCATCGGTCCCTCCCCCACCTCCCCTTACTAACGTTGATGCCAACAAAGTTGAGGAAATTCGGCGGACAGTCTTTGTCAACAATCTTGACCCAGAGATAACTGCAGAAATGCTCTTGTCTTTCTTCTCTTCCTGTGGAGACATCAAGTATATAAGGATGGGCGGGGACGACGGCAAACCTACTCG ATATGCCTATATTGAGTTTGCAGAGACGCAGGCAATTGTGTCAGCTCTCCAGTACAGCGGCGCAATCTTTGGAGGAAAACCAATAAA AGTAACACACTCCAAAAATGCTGTCTCTAAACCTCCTCCGAAGCATTCAGACAGAAAAAGAG ACCATAGCAGATCAAGATCCAAATCCAGGCACTCTCGGTCAAG GTCACGGTCGTCTCGTCGTCGTTACCGATCCAGATCTGATTCCCGTCCACGCAGTCGCTATAGAGGACGCTCTCGATCACGCTCCAG ACCAGGCAACCATCGAAATGGCTCGGATGTCCCCGGAAGGGAGTCAACATCAGCCCGTCCTTCATC gGACCGCTACCGGGAGAGGAGGCCACGGAAATCGCGATCAAAGTCACTTGACCGGAGCCGGCGGTCAAGAAGCAG GGACAGACGACCCCGTCGACGCTCAAGGGATCGCGAACGATCAAGAGAACGTAGGTCAAGGCGATCGCGGGACAAGTCTCGTTCTAGAGAAAAATCCCGCGAGAGGGGCGGGTCCAGGGGGAGATCTGCTGAAAAGTCGCCCGAAAAGCAGCGGGACAAGTCTGATGATCGCAGATCGCGCTCGCCTGAGAGAAAAATTAAGGAGGATTCCGTGACTAAATCAGACGAAGACGAGGGAAGGTCGAGCGAGCGACGAGAGAAAGAAGAGAAGAAATCCCGCGACAAAGACAAAGATCGCGAGAGGGAACGCAAAGATAAGAAAGACCGAGACCGCGGCCGTAACAAAGACCGTGACCGTGATAAAGAACGTGATAAAGACCGTGACCGTGATAAGGAGCGTGATCGTGAAAAGGATCGTGAACGTGATAAAGACCGCGATAAGGAACGTGATCGTGACAAGGACCGTGAACGTGAGAAAGACCGTGATAAGGAGCGTGATCGTGACAAGGACCGTGATAAGGAGCGTGACCGCGACAAAGACCGTGATAAGGAGCGTGACCGCGACAGAGACCGCGATCGTGACAAGGAGCGTGACAAAGATCGACACAGGGACCGTGATAGGCGTGACCGGAAAGAGAAAACGCGTGACAGGACGAGCCGATCGCCTTCAGAGTCTCCAAAGAGATCCTCGAG ACATCATAAGCGCAAGAAGGATAAGAAGAGTAAGGAAAAAGAATCAACAAGAAGAGCTAGCGATTACGAGGACAGTGACATAGGAAAAA TGAGCGACACAGAGCAAGAAAAGAAAGCACGTGACAGCAGCCATGACAGCGGCTCCGAGTATGagaggaagaaaaagaaaaagaagaaccGAAGCGAGAGCCAAGAACGCGCAAGTGCCTCCGAAGAGGAGacaccaaaaaagaaaaaaaaaagaagttaCAAGAAAAAGCCAGTTAGTGCTGGAGATTACGATACAGAGAGTGACTGA
- the LOC5515922 gene encoding splicing regulatory glutamine/lysine-rich protein 1 isoform X2 produces MTVGLDALNTKLIQVSNVAHNATLEQLKVLFSFIGEVEDLKLFPESPAITVQSKVCFVKFVDPSSVPIALHLTNTVFIDKSLIVVPVSDEPVSEEEKALQLVAASSALALGMGDGGGILPTPALIPQLMSSSGNTIAVPSSVPPPPPLTNVDANKVEEIRRTVFVNNLDPEITAEMLLSFFSSCGDIKYIRMGGDDGKPTRYAYIEFAETQAIVSALQYSGAIFGGKPIKVTHSKNAVSKPPPKHSDRKRDHSRSRSKSRHSRSRSRSSRRRYRSRSDSRPRSRYRGRSRSRSRDRYRERRPRKSRSKSLDRSRRSRSRSYSRPSPSPYRSRRSRSRTRRSRSRSRRSRSRSRDRRPRRRSRDRERSRERRSRRSRDKSRSREKSRERGGSRGRSAEKSPEKQRDKSDDRRSRSPERKIKEDSVTKSDEDEGRSSERREKEEKKSRDKDKDRERERKDKKDRDRGRNKDRDRDKERDKDRDRDKERDREKDRERDKDRDKERDRDKDREREKDRDKERDRDKDRDKERDRDKDRDKERDRDRDRDRDKERDKDRHRDRDRRDRKEKTRDRTSRSPSESPKRSSRHHKRKKDKKSKEKESTRRASDYEDSDIGKMSDTEQEKKARDSSHDSGSEYERKKKKKKNRSESQERASASEEETPKKKKKRSYKKKPVSAGDYDTESD; encoded by the exons ATGACTGTTGGGCTAGATGCATTAAATACTAAACTTATTCAGGTATCGAACGTTGCTCACAATGCAACTTTGGAGCAACTCAAGGTGTTGTTTAGTTTCATCGGAGAAGTTGAAGATCTAAAGTTATTCCCAGA ATCTCCTGCTATCACAGTCCAATCCAAAGTATGCTTTGTGAAGTTTGTGGACCCGTCAAGTGTGCCGATAGCACTTCACCTGACAAACACAGTGTTCATTGATAAGTCTCTTATCGTGGTCCCGGTCTCAGATG AACCAGTTTCGGAGGAAGAGAAAGCTCTTCAACTGGTGGCAGCTAGTAGTGCCCTTGCCCTGGGTATGGGAGATGGCGGAGGTATACTTCCCACACCAGCCTTGATTCCACAG CTTATGTCATCCAGTGGCAATACAATAGCAGTTCCATCATCGGTCCCTCCCCCACCTCCCCTTACTAACGTTGATGCCAACAAAGTTGAGGAAATTCGGCGGACAGTCTTTGTCAACAATCTTGACCCAGAGATAACTGCAGAAATGCTCTTGTCTTTCTTCTCTTCCTGTGGAGACATCAAGTATATAAGGATGGGCGGGGACGACGGCAAACCTACTCG ATATGCCTATATTGAGTTTGCAGAGACGCAGGCAATTGTGTCAGCTCTCCAGTACAGCGGCGCAATCTTTGGAGGAAAACCAATAAA AGTAACACACTCCAAAAATGCTGTCTCTAAACCTCCTCCGAAGCATTCAGACAGAAAAAGAG ACCATAGCAGATCAAGATCCAAATCCAGGCACTCTCGGTCAAG GTCACGGTCGTCTCGTCGTCGTTACCGATCCAGATCTGATTCCCGTCCACGCAGTCGCTATAGAGGACGCTCTCGATCACGCTCCAG gGACCGCTACCGGGAGAGGAGGCCACGGAAATCGCGATCAAAGTCACTTGACCGGAGCCGGCGGTCAAGAAGCAG ATCGTACTCAAGACCTTCCCCAAGCCCGTATCGGTCGAGAAGATCTCGGAGTCGCACGAGAAGGTCTCGGAGTCGTTCGCGAAGGTCTCGGAGTCGCAGCAG GGACAGACGACCCCGTCGACGCTCAAGGGATCGCGAACGATCAAGAGAACGTAGGTCAAGGCGATCGCGGGACAAGTCTCGTTCTAGAGAAAAATCCCGCGAGAGGGGCGGGTCCAGGGGGAGATCTGCTGAAAAGTCGCCCGAAAAGCAGCGGGACAAGTCTGATGATCGCAGATCGCGCTCGCCTGAGAGAAAAATTAAGGAGGATTCCGTGACTAAATCAGACGAAGACGAGGGAAGGTCGAGCGAGCGACGAGAGAAAGAAGAGAAGAAATCCCGCGACAAAGACAAAGATCGCGAGAGGGAACGCAAAGATAAGAAAGACCGAGACCGCGGCCGTAACAAAGACCGTGACCGTGATAAAGAACGTGATAAAGACCGTGACCGTGATAAGGAGCGTGATCGTGAAAAGGATCGTGAACGTGATAAAGACCGCGATAAGGAACGTGATCGTGACAAGGACCGTGAACGTGAGAAAGACCGTGATAAGGAGCGTGATCGTGACAAGGACCGTGATAAGGAGCGTGACCGCGACAAAGACCGTGATAAGGAGCGTGACCGCGACAGAGACCGCGATCGTGACAAGGAGCGTGACAAAGATCGACACAGGGACCGTGATAGGCGTGACCGGAAAGAGAAAACGCGTGACAGGACGAGCCGATCGCCTTCAGAGTCTCCAAAGAGATCCTCGAG ACATCATAAGCGCAAGAAGGATAAGAAGAGTAAGGAAAAAGAATCAACAAGAAGAGCTAGCGATTACGAGGACAGTGACATAGGAAAAA TGAGCGACACAGAGCAAGAAAAGAAAGCACGTGACAGCAGCCATGACAGCGGCTCCGAGTATGagaggaagaaaaagaaaaagaagaaccGAAGCGAGAGCCAAGAACGCGCAAGTGCCTCCGAAGAGGAGacaccaaaaaagaaaaaaaaaagaagttaCAAGAAAAAGCCAGTTAGTGCTGGAGATTACGATACAGAGAGTGACTGA
- the LOC5515922 gene encoding splicing regulatory glutamine/lysine-rich protein 1 isoform X5 — MTVGLDALNTKLIQVSNVAHNATLEQLKVLFSFIGEVEDLKLFPESPAITVQSKVCFVKFVDPSSVPIALHLTNTVFIDKSLIVVPVSDEPVSEEEKALQLVAASSALALGMGDGGGILPTPALIPQLMSSSGNTIAVPSSVPPPPPLTNVDANKVEEIRRTVFVNNLDPEITAEMLLSFFSSCGDIKYIRMGGDDGKPTRYAYIEFAETQAIVSALQYSGAIFGGKPIKVTHSKNAVSKPPPKHSDRKRDHSRSRSKSRHSRSRSRSSRRRYRSRSDSRPRSRYRGRSRSRSRDRYRERRPRKSRSKSLDRSRRSRSRDRRPRRRSRDRERSRERRSRRSRDKSRSREKSRERGGSRGRSAEKSPEKQRDKSDDRRSRSPERKIKEDSVTKSDEDEGRSSERREKEEKKSRDKDKDRERERKDKKDRDRGRNKDRDRDKERDKDRDRDKERDREKDRERDKDRDKERDRDKDREREKDRDKERDRDKDRDKERDRDKDRDKERDRDRDRDRDKERDKDRHRDRDRRDRKEKTRDRTSRSPSESPKRSSRHHKRKKDKKSKEKESTRRASDYEDSDIGKMSDTEQEKKARDSSHDSGSEYERKKKKKKNRSESQERASASEEETPKKKKKRSYKKKPVSAGDYDTESD, encoded by the exons ATGACTGTTGGGCTAGATGCATTAAATACTAAACTTATTCAGGTATCGAACGTTGCTCACAATGCAACTTTGGAGCAACTCAAGGTGTTGTTTAGTTTCATCGGAGAAGTTGAAGATCTAAAGTTATTCCCAGA ATCTCCTGCTATCACAGTCCAATCCAAAGTATGCTTTGTGAAGTTTGTGGACCCGTCAAGTGTGCCGATAGCACTTCACCTGACAAACACAGTGTTCATTGATAAGTCTCTTATCGTGGTCCCGGTCTCAGATG AACCAGTTTCGGAGGAAGAGAAAGCTCTTCAACTGGTGGCAGCTAGTAGTGCCCTTGCCCTGGGTATGGGAGATGGCGGAGGTATACTTCCCACACCAGCCTTGATTCCACAG CTTATGTCATCCAGTGGCAATACAATAGCAGTTCCATCATCGGTCCCTCCCCCACCTCCCCTTACTAACGTTGATGCCAACAAAGTTGAGGAAATTCGGCGGACAGTCTTTGTCAACAATCTTGACCCAGAGATAACTGCAGAAATGCTCTTGTCTTTCTTCTCTTCCTGTGGAGACATCAAGTATATAAGGATGGGCGGGGACGACGGCAAACCTACTCG ATATGCCTATATTGAGTTTGCAGAGACGCAGGCAATTGTGTCAGCTCTCCAGTACAGCGGCGCAATCTTTGGAGGAAAACCAATAAA AGTAACACACTCCAAAAATGCTGTCTCTAAACCTCCTCCGAAGCATTCAGACAGAAAAAGAG ACCATAGCAGATCAAGATCCAAATCCAGGCACTCTCGGTCAAG GTCACGGTCGTCTCGTCGTCGTTACCGATCCAGATCTGATTCCCGTCCACGCAGTCGCTATAGAGGACGCTCTCGATCACGCTCCAG gGACCGCTACCGGGAGAGGAGGCCACGGAAATCGCGATCAAAGTCACTTGACCGGAGCCGGCGGTCAAGAAGCAG GGACAGACGACCCCGTCGACGCTCAAGGGATCGCGAACGATCAAGAGAACGTAGGTCAAGGCGATCGCGGGACAAGTCTCGTTCTAGAGAAAAATCCCGCGAGAGGGGCGGGTCCAGGGGGAGATCTGCTGAAAAGTCGCCCGAAAAGCAGCGGGACAAGTCTGATGATCGCAGATCGCGCTCGCCTGAGAGAAAAATTAAGGAGGATTCCGTGACTAAATCAGACGAAGACGAGGGAAGGTCGAGCGAGCGACGAGAGAAAGAAGAGAAGAAATCCCGCGACAAAGACAAAGATCGCGAGAGGGAACGCAAAGATAAGAAAGACCGAGACCGCGGCCGTAACAAAGACCGTGACCGTGATAAAGAACGTGATAAAGACCGTGACCGTGATAAGGAGCGTGATCGTGAAAAGGATCGTGAACGTGATAAAGACCGCGATAAGGAACGTGATCGTGACAAGGACCGTGAACGTGAGAAAGACCGTGATAAGGAGCGTGATCGTGACAAGGACCGTGATAAGGAGCGTGACCGCGACAAAGACCGTGATAAGGAGCGTGACCGCGACAGAGACCGCGATCGTGACAAGGAGCGTGACAAAGATCGACACAGGGACCGTGATAGGCGTGACCGGAAAGAGAAAACGCGTGACAGGACGAGCCGATCGCCTTCAGAGTCTCCAAAGAGATCCTCGAG ACATCATAAGCGCAAGAAGGATAAGAAGAGTAAGGAAAAAGAATCAACAAGAAGAGCTAGCGATTACGAGGACAGTGACATAGGAAAAA TGAGCGACACAGAGCAAGAAAAGAAAGCACGTGACAGCAGCCATGACAGCGGCTCCGAGTATGagaggaagaaaaagaaaaagaagaaccGAAGCGAGAGCCAAGAACGCGCAAGTGCCTCCGAAGAGGAGacaccaaaaaagaaaaaaaaaagaagttaCAAGAAAAAGCCAGTTAGTGCTGGAGATTACGATACAGAGAGTGACTGA
- the LOC5515922 gene encoding splicing regulatory glutamine/lysine-rich protein 1 isoform X3, producing MTVGLDALNTKLIQVSNVAHNATLEQLKVLFSFIGEVEDLKLFPESPAITVQSKVCFVKFVDPSSVPIALHLTNTVFIDKSLIVVPVSDEPVSEEEKALQLVAASSALALGMGDGGGILPTPALIPQLMSSSGNTIAVPSSVPPPPPLTNVDANKVEEIRRTVFVNNLDPEITAEMLLSFFSSCGDIKYIRMGGDDGKPTRYAYIEFAETQAIVSALQYSGAIFGGKPIKVTHSKNAVSKPPPKHSDRKRDHSRSRSKSRHSRSRPGNHRNGSDVPGRESTSARPSSDRYRERRPRKSRSKSLDRSRRSRSRSYSRPSPSPYRSRRSRSRTRRSRSRSRRSRSRSRDRRPRRRSRDRERSRERRSRRSRDKSRSREKSRERGGSRGRSAEKSPEKQRDKSDDRRSRSPERKIKEDSVTKSDEDEGRSSERREKEEKKSRDKDKDRERERKDKKDRDRGRNKDRDRDKERDKDRDRDKERDREKDRERDKDRDKERDRDKDREREKDRDKERDRDKDRDKERDRDKDRDKERDRDRDRDRDKERDKDRHRDRDRRDRKEKTRDRTSRSPSESPKRSSRHHKRKKDKKSKEKESTRRASDYEDSDIGKMSDTEQEKKARDSSHDSGSEYERKKKKKKNRSESQERASASEEETPKKKKKRSYKKKPVSAGDYDTESD from the exons ATGACTGTTGGGCTAGATGCATTAAATACTAAACTTATTCAGGTATCGAACGTTGCTCACAATGCAACTTTGGAGCAACTCAAGGTGTTGTTTAGTTTCATCGGAGAAGTTGAAGATCTAAAGTTATTCCCAGA ATCTCCTGCTATCACAGTCCAATCCAAAGTATGCTTTGTGAAGTTTGTGGACCCGTCAAGTGTGCCGATAGCACTTCACCTGACAAACACAGTGTTCATTGATAAGTCTCTTATCGTGGTCCCGGTCTCAGATG AACCAGTTTCGGAGGAAGAGAAAGCTCTTCAACTGGTGGCAGCTAGTAGTGCCCTTGCCCTGGGTATGGGAGATGGCGGAGGTATACTTCCCACACCAGCCTTGATTCCACAG CTTATGTCATCCAGTGGCAATACAATAGCAGTTCCATCATCGGTCCCTCCCCCACCTCCCCTTACTAACGTTGATGCCAACAAAGTTGAGGAAATTCGGCGGACAGTCTTTGTCAACAATCTTGACCCAGAGATAACTGCAGAAATGCTCTTGTCTTTCTTCTCTTCCTGTGGAGACATCAAGTATATAAGGATGGGCGGGGACGACGGCAAACCTACTCG ATATGCCTATATTGAGTTTGCAGAGACGCAGGCAATTGTGTCAGCTCTCCAGTACAGCGGCGCAATCTTTGGAGGAAAACCAATAAA AGTAACACACTCCAAAAATGCTGTCTCTAAACCTCCTCCGAAGCATTCAGACAGAAAAAGAG ACCATAGCAGATCAAGATCCAAATCCAGGCACTCTCGGTCAAG ACCAGGCAACCATCGAAATGGCTCGGATGTCCCCGGAAGGGAGTCAACATCAGCCCGTCCTTCATC gGACCGCTACCGGGAGAGGAGGCCACGGAAATCGCGATCAAAGTCACTTGACCGGAGCCGGCGGTCAAGAAGCAG ATCGTACTCAAGACCTTCCCCAAGCCCGTATCGGTCGAGAAGATCTCGGAGTCGCACGAGAAGGTCTCGGAGTCGTTCGCGAAGGTCTCGGAGTCGCAGCAG GGACAGACGACCCCGTCGACGCTCAAGGGATCGCGAACGATCAAGAGAACGTAGGTCAAGGCGATCGCGGGACAAGTCTCGTTCTAGAGAAAAATCCCGCGAGAGGGGCGGGTCCAGGGGGAGATCTGCTGAAAAGTCGCCCGAAAAGCAGCGGGACAAGTCTGATGATCGCAGATCGCGCTCGCCTGAGAGAAAAATTAAGGAGGATTCCGTGACTAAATCAGACGAAGACGAGGGAAGGTCGAGCGAGCGACGAGAGAAAGAAGAGAAGAAATCCCGCGACAAAGACAAAGATCGCGAGAGGGAACGCAAAGATAAGAAAGACCGAGACCGCGGCCGTAACAAAGACCGTGACCGTGATAAAGAACGTGATAAAGACCGTGACCGTGATAAGGAGCGTGATCGTGAAAAGGATCGTGAACGTGATAAAGACCGCGATAAGGAACGTGATCGTGACAAGGACCGTGAACGTGAGAAAGACCGTGATAAGGAGCGTGATCGTGACAAGGACCGTGATAAGGAGCGTGACCGCGACAAAGACCGTGATAAGGAGCGTGACCGCGACAGAGACCGCGATCGTGACAAGGAGCGTGACAAAGATCGACACAGGGACCGTGATAGGCGTGACCGGAAAGAGAAAACGCGTGACAGGACGAGCCGATCGCCTTCAGAGTCTCCAAAGAGATCCTCGAG ACATCATAAGCGCAAGAAGGATAAGAAGAGTAAGGAAAAAGAATCAACAAGAAGAGCTAGCGATTACGAGGACAGTGACATAGGAAAAA TGAGCGACACAGAGCAAGAAAAGAAAGCACGTGACAGCAGCCATGACAGCGGCTCCGAGTATGagaggaagaaaaagaaaaagaagaaccGAAGCGAGAGCCAAGAACGCGCAAGTGCCTCCGAAGAGGAGacaccaaaaaagaaaaaaaaaagaagttaCAAGAAAAAGCCAGTTAGTGCTGGAGATTACGATACAGAGAGTGACTGA